AACGTGGTTCTGTATCCCAGTGAAAGCATGGCCATCAAAGTGGACATCACGCCTCCAGCCAGTGCACCAGAAGGCACCATCTTTGGTGGTTACATTGGCATTGAATCCAGTCTGGGTGAAATCACTGTGGTGCCCTACACGGGTTACAAAGGGGATTACCAGGCCCAGCCTGCCATGACCAACAATCTGTTCATTGGCCTTTTCGACGATGAAGCTTACATTCTTCCTGCTGGAGTGGAGTTTGATTTTGCCCAGAACCAGTTCCCAGGAGCGTACTACCATCTGGATTATCCAGCAGAAAAAGTCATCCTGGACATTCTGGATGGCAAAACCCAGAAACCTGTGTTCAGTACAGGATCAGAATACGTGGTTTCCGAGTATGAACCACGCAACGATTCCGAGTACTTCTGGTGGGGATATGCATGGTATGGGGACCTCAAACGTGCCCAGTTGAATGCAGGTGTGCCTGTCACCAAGACCATGCCCGACGGGGCTTACCACCTGCGCATGCGTGCCCTGCGACCCGATGGGGATGCCAGCAATCCAGAGCACTGGGACACCTGGGTTTCACCTGTGTTCTACATCAAAAACGCCAAGTAAATCCAGAGCTTGAGAAAACCAGAGGATCACTCCTCTGGTTTTTCTTTTGCAGGTTTGAGGGTTCACCACCACTTGGCGCGTCGCACAAAATACCAGAGCACCCCAACCGCCAGAGCCCCCACCAGCAGCACAAAGTAAAACGACCAGTGGGTGTCCTGAAAGGGAATCGGCACATTCATGCCGTACAGGCTGGTGATCAGGGTGGGAATGGCGACCATGATGGTAGCTACCGTCATCACTTTCATCACCGAGTTGACGTTGTTGGAAATCACACTGGCAAAGGCGCCCATCATGCTGGCCAGAATCTGGGTGGCGATGTCGGTCATTTCGATGGCCTGCTGGTTTTCGATGATCACGTCGTCCAGCAGTTCCTGATCGTCTGCGTACATCTCGAAGACCCGGTCCCGGCGCACCCGTTCCATCATGATCTCATTGGATTTGATGGCGGTTTTGAAGTACACCAGAGATTTTTCCAGTTTGAGTAGGGCCAGCAGTTCCTGATTGCGGGTGGAGTTCTCCAACTGGTCTTCGACGGTGTCCACCTGCTTGTTGATTTTGCGCAGGTCCACAAGGTACCTCTGGGCCGTGCGGTGAAACAGTTGCAGGGTGAAGCGGTTTTTCTTGGCCGTCGAGATGTAACGCACCATGCC
The Deinococcus misasensis DSM 22328 DNA segment above includes these coding regions:
- a CDS encoding magnesium transporter CorA family protein, with translation MLEYYRSIGGKLHLVDDYMEGCWINAIAPSLEEIDYLHHEIGIPVDYLNYPLDVDERPRFEKEDDFILFLIQTSFPLGDHSDIPYDTIPLGIIHCQHCIVTVCAQDNPIIQDMKKGMVRYISTAKKNRFTLQLFHRTAQRYLVDLRKINKQVDTVEDQLENSTRNQELLALLKLEKSLVYFKTAIKSNEIMMERVRRDRVFEMYADDQELLDDVIIENQQAIEMTDIATQILASMMGAFASVISNNVNSVMKVMTVATIMVAIPTLITSLYGMNVPIPFQDTHWSFYFVLLVGALAVGVLWYFVRRAKWW